One genomic window of Euwallacea fornicatus isolate EFF26 chromosome 7, ASM4011564v1, whole genome shotgun sequence includes the following:
- the BicC gene encoding protein bicaudal C → MACNLLPLSRAVAKSKNSDTTSEASESGTTTSGWASRWDSREDLRDLVSKLGLKDVSELHQERFRVDRCKLERMLTGDNDATFPADVFFAKVMEDTDTVITWPNKLKIGAKSKKDPHVRIAGKPEDVQAAKDRILTVLNTRCNRVTMKIDVSYTDHSHIIGKGGMSIKRVMEETRCHVHFPDSNRSNSNEKSNQVSISGDIEGVELARSRVRELIPLIFGFELPIMSKNVDVNSPYVIKIQEQYKVQVMFKTRPKLHATLVLVKGVEWEVHHVKQATLMLMEYMCDNLANQIPVQMSMEISPHHHPTVLGKNHGNLKAIIHHTNCQIMFPDAQDPNIPNLKKSNVTITGNIHNIYKARQLLMGSLPLIVIFDLPDDQDELKIKPEQISGIQTTYDVSINVRQKANKTTKACVIKGIERQASNIYKARNVILGIEEPPVHADIPLTYQIPNQSSSPIQQKLELPAPSNVIAPSLSSPLISPTWYYPSPAVPQQQCPPFVGMHQQQHFFPPNLNFNTIPHQNMASNSTGYQSMKSTHLEQTLTADQANLSACSSLSTISSRSNPRNSLSPSGYASYGDSPNKSGYTGAYGQNQPTELSTALSEMNNPGAYHGPTLDKKPQSSPGGMAYYDYESKRMAALRAMRSKPQAGTMRVPHNSWSGYGVSNTSPGAFLSDKYKREDEMWHLNSPRPNEMPILQPANPVMNTSNLLDPTPSHVWHRVSTNSWQDLPSMLTAMKLDHYVQLFKEHEIDLTIFSTLTDQDLVDIGITAFGARRRILLAISEINKRNLPFSAAPGAERRNSGSSPNGGAGNSRHPSW, encoded by the exons atggcgTGCAACCTTTTACCGCTCTCGAGAGCGGTAGCAAAGTCCAAGAATTCGGACACCACATCCGAAGCTTCGGAAAGCGGGACTACAACTTCAGGATGGGCCTCCCGTTGGGACTCACGGGAAGACTTACGGGACCTCGTTTCAAAACTGGGACTTAAGGACGTTTCTGAGCTGCATCAGGAGCGGTTCAGAGTTGACAGATGCAAGCTGGAGAGAATGCTAACTG GTGACAACGATGCCACATTTCCTGCAGACGTGTTTTTTGCGAAAGTTATGGAAGATACTGACACGGTTATTACTTGGCCGAATAAGTTGAAAATTGGGGCCAAATCAAAGAAAG ATCCTCACGTAAGAATTGCCGGTAAACCGGAAGACGTTCAGGCCGCCAAAGACCGAATTTTGACCGTCTTAAATACCAGA TGTAACAGGGTGACAATGAAAATCGACGTCAGCTATACCGATCATTCTCATATCATCGGCAAAGGTGGTATGAGCATCAAACGCGTCATGGAAGAAACGAGATGCCACGTCCACTTCCCTGATTCAAACCGCTCCAATTCCAACGAAAAGAGCAACCAAGTGTCCATTTCTGGAGACATCGAAGGGGTGGAATTAGCACGATCTCGTGTCAGG GAGTTAATACCACTGATATTTGGGTTTGAACTGCCGATTATGTCCAAGAACGTGGACGTGAATTCGCCCTACGTGATCAAAATCCAGGAGCAATACAAAGTTCAGGTAATGTTTAAGACCAGGCCGAAACTCCATGCCACCCTTGTGTTGGTCAAAGGGGTTGAGTGGGAGGTGCATCATGTCAAACAAGCCACTTTGATGCTCATGGAATACATGTGCGACAATCTAGCA AATCAAATTCCGGTTCAAATGTCCATGGAAATATCTCCTCATCATCACCCTACAGTCTTGGGCAAAAATCATGGGAATCTCAAGGCTATCATTCATCACACTAACTGTCAGATAATGTTCCCTGACGCTCAAGATCCAAACATTCCCAACCTGAAGAAAAGTAACGTGACCATTACGGGGAACATCCATAATATTTACAAAGCCCGGCAGCTGCTAATGGGGAGCCTGccattaattgttattttcgaTTTGCCTGATGATCAAGATGAGTTGAAGATAAAG CCTGAGCAGATTTCGGGAATCCAAACCACatatgatgtttccatcaacGTCCGACAGAAGGCGAATAAAACCACGAAAGCCTGTGTAATTAAAGGAATCGAGCGACAAGCAA GTAACATATACAAAGCCAGGAACGTAATTCTTGGAATTGAAGAACCACCAGTTCATGCAGACATTCCCCTCACCTATCAAATACCCAATCAGTCATCTTCCCCCATTCAACAAAAGCTGGAGCTGCCCGCTCCCTCTAATGTTATCGCTCCCTCACTTTCCTCCCCTCTTATATCTCCTACATGGTATTACCCTTCTCCAGCGGTGCCTCAGCAGCAGTGCCCGCCATTTGTTGGTATGCATCAACAGCAACACTTCTTTCCACCAAATCTCAACTTCAATACTATTCCTCATCAAAATATGGCTAGCAACAGCACTGG ATACCAATCCATGAAAAGCACCCATTTAGAGCAAACTCTTACAGCTGATCAAGCCAACTTAAGTGCTTGCAGTTCCTTATCCACCATCTCTAGCAGATCGAACCCCAGAAATTCTTTGTCCCCTAGTGGTTACGCGAGCTATGGAGATTCCCCTAACAAGAGTGGATATACTGGGGCATATGGTCAAAATCAACCAACCG AACTCTCAACTGCTTTGTCGGAAATGAACAATCCAGGTGCGTATCATGGGCCAACCTTAGATAAGAAACCTCAATCATCTCCAGGAGGGATGGCCTATTATGATTATGAAAGTAAACGTATGGCAGCACTCAGAGCGATGCGTTCAAAACCCCAAGCTGGCACTATGAGGGTACCGCATAACTCCTGGTCTGGATATGGAGTTAGTAATACCAGTCCTGGAGCATTCTTGTCAGATAAATATAAGAGG GAAGACGAGATGTGGCACTTAAACTCTCCTAGACCGAACGAAATGCCTATACTCCAGCCTGCTAACCCAGTTATGAACACGAGTAACTTACTAGACCCTACACCCTCGCATGTTTGGCACAGAGTTAGCACTAACAG TTGGCAAGACCTACCATCGATGTTAACTGCCATGAAATTGGACCATTACGTTCAGCTTTTCAAGGAGCACGAAATAGATTTGACCATATTTTCCACATTGACCGACCAAGACTTAGTTGACATTGGCATTACTGCCTTTGGAGCTAGAAGAAGGATTTTGCTGGCAATAAGTG aaataaacaagagaaatttgccattttctgCCGCCCCTGGAGCAGAACGAAGGAATTCCGGCTCAAGTCCAAATGGCGGGGCTGGCAATTCCAGACACCCCAGCTGGTAA
- the LOC136339878 gene encoding uncharacterized protein: MSLTDKVMDFRIILQNNTEQSTIYQEENPADYTVTFVVGSCVLAVFLLLGVVASAYLCMTLKKGTFLWVSDSNRQLNKDKTDDMGANDKDSTTVSLRDVKSTSSSQETTQV, encoded by the exons ATGAGTCTAACAGATAAG GTAATGGATTTCCGGATAATCCTTCAAAACAATACGGAGCAGTCCACCATTTATCAAGAAGAAAATCCTGCAGACTACACAGTGACGTTCGTCGTAGGGTCCTGCGTTCTAGCGGTGTTCCTCTTGCTTGGAGTTGTAGCCAGCGCCTATCTATGTATGACTTTAAAGAAAGGCACTTTTTTGTGGGTTTCCGACAGCAACAGACAACTAAACAAAGATAAAACTGATGACATGGGAGCTAATGATAAAGACAGCACAACTGTTAGTTTAAGGGATGTTAAGAGTACCAGCAGTTCACAAGAAACCACACAGGTGTAG